The following coding sequences are from one Dermacentor silvarum isolate Dsil-2018 chromosome 4, BIME_Dsil_1.4, whole genome shotgun sequence window:
- the LOC119448136 gene encoding ketimine reductase mu-crystallin-like, translating to MSAYSAAGDALATRVVTFYPDNPASALPIVQGVVLLFHAGTGTVKCVMDAREITAYRTAAASTVATKYLATEKPKILAVMGAGTQAKSHIIVLSKVFQFDEIRVWNHREHSAMSLVHDLSKRGVKLQYMSSPRDAVCDADVVVTATASPTPIVQFEWLKMGAHVNAVGAPRPDWQELSGELMRKAVVYVDSTDWARTESGDIVLSGAEIFGEIGDVVLGTKENRRAETTVFKSLGMAIEDVLTADLVYRRLAGTPRN from the exons ATGTCGGCGTACAGCGCAGCTGGCGATGCCCTGGCCACGAGGGTGGTGACCTTCTACCCTGACAATCCTGCCTCGGCCTTGCCTATTGTTCAGGGCGTGGTACTGCTCTTCCACGCCGGCACCGGCACCGTCAAATGC GTCATGGATGCGAGGGAGATAACTGCTTATCGCACTGCAGCAGCATCCACAGTGGCCACAAAG TACCTGGCCACTGAGAAACCGAAAATCCTCGCCGTGATGGGTGCCGGGACGCAGGCAAAGAGCCACATCATCGTGCTGTCCAAGGTGTTCCAGTTCGATGAG ATCCGCGTGTGGAACCACCGTGAGCACTCGGCCATGTCCCTGGTGCACGATCTGTCCAAGCGCGGTGTCAAGCTGCAGTACATGTCCTCGCCCAGGGACGCCGTCTGCGACGCCGACGTGGTCGTGACGGCCACAGCTTCGCCCACGCCCATCGTGCAGTTCGAGTGGCTCAAGATGGGCGCGCACGTCAACG CGGTGGGCGCACCGCGTCCCGACTGGCAGGAGCTGAGCGGGGAGTTGATGCGCAAGGCGGTCGTCTACGTGGACTCTACCGATTGGGCCCGCACCGAGTCTGGTGACATCGTCTTATCCGGG GCCGAGATATTCGGCGAGATCGGCGACGTCGTGCTGGGCACCAAAGAGAACAGGCGCGCGGAGACAACGGTCTTCAAGTCGCTCG GCATGGCAATAGAGGACGTTCTAACGGCGGACCTTGTCTATCGTCGCTTGGCGGGAACCCCGAGAAACTAA